The genomic interval TGCTCCCGCGGGTCCGGTCTACCAGGCGGGCACCCTGTCGGGGAATCCCTTAGCCATGACTGCCGGCATCAAAACCCTGGAGTTGCTCCAACGCCCTGGCACCTACGACGAGCTCGATCGCCTGACGAAGAAGCTGATTGAAGGTCTACTTCAGGTGGCTCGAGATGCAGGCCATGAGGTGTATGGTGGCCACATCAGCGCTATGTTTGGCATGTTCTTCCATGCGGGGCCGATCAGCAACTTTGAAGACGCCAAGGGAGCTGATCTGGAGAAGTTTAGCCGCTTCCACCGGGGCATGCTGGAGCGCGGCGTCTACTTGGCACCGTCGCAGTTTGAGGCCGGATTTACTTCCTTAGCCCACACCGATGCCGATATTGACGCTACGATCGCAGCCGCCCGCGACGTGCTGGCAACCCTGTAACTCGTTCAGTCGGTGCGTCACCGCTCGGGGTGACGCACCCCAGGACAGTTAGCCTACCTAAAGCAAAACCCCGGATTCTTGAGGAATCCGGGGTTTTTAGATTGCTCTAAAGCTACGACATCGCTTGGATGATGTAGTCAAAGTAGGGCTGAGCTTCGGCGGCGTCTTCGTCAGACAGCAGATTCAGAGAAGCCTCTTTTAGGCAGCGGATGGCTTCAGCCATGCCGGGTACGGGCACGTCAAGAGCGTTGTACATTTCGCGGACGCCCACAATGCCAATGGCCTCAATGGGAGTCTGGTCACCAGCCAGCACGCCGTAGGTGACCAGGCGCAGGTACCAGCCGTAGTCACGAATGCAGAGAGAACGCTGCTTTTGACCATAGGCATTGCCGCCGGGGGCGATGAAGTCGGGTCGTCGCCGCCATAGCTCTCTGCTGGCCTGGTCAACAATCTTTTTCTCGTTTTCAGACAAAGTAGCGGCAATGCGGGTGCGCTGCTCGCCAGTCTTCAAAAATTCTTCAATGGCCTTGAGCTCGCCGGTGGTTGGGTAGCGCAGCTCGTCGTCGGCATTCAAAATAACTTGGCTAACAACAGACATAGTTAAAAATGACGGGATGACCTTTTTCCATAGCTAGTTTAGCGACTTGGGGGCCATCAGGGAAAGCTAAATTCTCATTTAGTTGTCGATGCTAACGGCGCTCTGAGTGGGTTTGCTGTGGCGAGAACTAGGCTAAAACGTCCATTCTATAGGGAATTCTTAGGGGTTACGCAATATTCTTCTGGTGAGAAAACAGGGGGATTTCGTAACGCTTTTGCAACAATCGACTAGGTGAAAAGGTCAGCGCGGGGGCGAAAGCGTTCGGTTTGGCGGAGCTCTTCGTAGAGGGCTTTTTCGCGATCGCTTAGCCCCGTCGGCACTACCACCTCTAGCTCCACAATCTGGTCGCCCCGGCTTTCTCGGCCAATGGGGTACCCCCGCCCTGGCAGCTGAATAATTTGTCCGGTTTGCGCTCCTTGGGGTAGGGGGGTGCGCAAGGGACCATCCAGCGTGGGGATATCGATGGTGCTGCCCAGGGCAGCTTCACTGGGGGTGATGGGCACACGGCAATACACATCGTTTCCCCGG from Nodosilinea sp. FACHB-141 carries:
- a CDS encoding allophycocyanin subunit alpha-B, with the protein product MSVVSQVILNADDELRYPTTGELKAIEEFLKTGEQRTRIAATLSENEKKIVDQASRELWRRRPDFIAPGGNAYGQKQRSLCIRDYGWYLRLVTYGVLAGDQTPIEAIGIVGVREMYNALDVPVPGMAEAIRCLKEASLNLLSDEDAAEAQPYFDYIIQAMS